From the Hevea brasiliensis isolate MT/VB/25A 57/8 chromosome 15, ASM3005281v1, whole genome shotgun sequence genome, one window contains:
- the LOC110658643 gene encoding protein SRG1 isoform X2 — MTVLTECNMDTIPPRYIRQDRDQPIIQNGVSAHEVPVIDMQRLLSQESMDSELAKLHYACKDWGFFQLVNHGVKSSLLEKIKKEVQDLFDLPMEEKKKLWQYPGEVEGFGQAFVVSEDQKLDWGDLFFLVTQPVEARKPHLFPNLPLPLRDTLDAYSSDVKNLAMAILAQMAKALEIEAEEMTEIFEDGFQSMRMNYYPPCPQPDKVIGLTSHSDASGLTILLQVNEVEGLQIKKDGQWVSIEPLPNAFVINIGDILEIISNGIYRSIEHRATVNLEKERISIATFYAPRYSAEMGPAPSLITKQTPGLFKRIGVEEYFRSLFSRELHGKSHLDTLRV, encoded by the exons ATGACAGTTTTGACAGAATGCAAT ATGGATACTATTCCTCCGAGGTACATACGCCAGGACCGAGATCAACCCATTATCCAAAATGGAGTTTCAGCACATGAGGTTCCAGTTATTGATATGCAGAGGCTACTTTCTCAAGAATCTATGGATTCTGAGTTGGCGAAGCTTCATTATGCCTGCAAAGACTGGGGTTTCTTTCAG TTGGTGAACCATGGAGTGAAGTCTTCACTTTTGGAGAAGATAAAGAAGGAGGTCCAGGACTTGTTCGACCTCCCAATGGAAGAGAAGAAAAAGTTATGGCAATATCCAGGAGAGGTCGAGGGTTTTGGGCAAGCCTTTGTTGTATCTGAGGATCAAAAGCTGGACTGGGGTGACCTCTTCTTCTTGGTCACCCAACCTGTTGAAGCAAGGAAACCCCATTTATTTCCAAACCTCCCTCTTCCTTTGAG AGACACCTTAGACGCCTATTCATCAGATGTGAAAAATTTAGCCATGGCTATCCTAGCACAGATGGCTAAAGCACTAGAAATAGAGGCAGAGGAAATGACAGAGATTTTTGAAGATGGATTTCAGTCAATGAGGATGAATTACTACCCTCCATGTCCTCAACCCGACAAAGTCATTGGTCTTACTTCACATTCAGATGCCTCAGGTCTCACTATCCTCCTGCAGGTCAATGAAGTTGAAGGTCTTCAGATAAAGAAAGATGGCCAGTGGGTTTCCATTGAGCCTCTCCCAAATGCCTTTGTCATCAACATTGGAGACATTTTGGAG ATTATAAGCAATGGGATATACCGCAGCATTGAGCACAGGGCAACGGTGAACTTGGAAAAGGAAAGAATCTCGATTGCAACATTTTATGCTCCAAGATACAGTGCTGAAATGGGGCCAGCTCCTAGCTTAATCACTAAACAAACTCCAGGATTGTTTAAGAGAATAGGAGTTGAAGAGTATTTCAGAAGTTTGTTTTCTCGTGAGCTCCATGGTAAGTCTCACCTTGATACCCTGAGAGTTTGA
- the LOC110658683 gene encoding probable xyloglucan galactosyltransferase GT17 — protein MFFRKPLLPTPWKGHHRGNNFSKTNVTHYYYTLFSVRYILFLLIFLSSCFLLLIAPFCFSSTYTELLFPNTTTRKWLPITPTTCPGNLSLFVYQLPPDFNLGLLRDCTHLNVYTDMCPHVANHGLGQPMSSAGSWFATHQFLAEMIFHARLENHPCRTWDATLANLFYVPFYGGLYASSKFREANLTARDELAVRLVEYLQMQPWWHRHLGKDHFLALGRTAWDFMRNTNGGPDFGANCLLNLPPVKNMSVLTVERQPWQGSNQYGVPYPSYFHPSSVVQMNAWQQKMIRAERNHLFSFIGGPRKGVEKAAVRDELIKQCNESTRCKLLKCGRNGDSKCHEPLEVIKVLSQSHFCLQAPGDSFTRRSTFDSVLAGCIPVFFSKHTAYTQYGWYFPANASAYSVYIDESEIEKKSIEEELSKISSDRVERMRRKIIEVMPTLTYAHPNSSNIRFRDAVDVALTALVQLKHAPSKS, from the coding sequence ATGTTTTTCAGAAAACCTTTACTACCAACTCCATGGAAAGGCCACCACAGAGGAAATAACTTCTCCAAAACCAATGTAACACATTATTATTACACCCTTTTCTCTGTCAGATACATTCTCTTCCTCttaatcttcctttcttcctgCTTTCTTTTACTTATTGCTCCCTTTTGCTTTTCCTCTACTTACACTGAACTGCTTTTCCCCAATACTACAACAAGAAAATGGCTGCCAATCACCCCCACTACTTGCCCTGGAAACCTGTCACTCTTTGTGTATCAGCTGCCACCTGACTTCAACCTGGGTCTCCTCCGCGACTGCACCCACCTCAACGTTTACACGGACATGTGTCCCCATGTCGCCAACCACGGCCTTGGTCAACCGATGTCCTCTGCCGGCTCCTGGTTCGCCACCCACCAGTTTCTTGCTGAGATGATCTTCCACGCCCGACTCGAGAACCACCCATGTCGCACCTGGGATGCCACCCTTGCCAATCTCTTCTACGTCCCCTTTTATGGTGGTCTCTACGCATCCAGCAAGTTCCGCGAAGCCAATCTAACCGCACGCGATGAATTAGCCGTTAGATTAGTTGAGTACCTCCAAATGCAGCCATGGTGGCATAGGCATCTGGGGAAGGACCATTTTTTAGCCCTGGGGAGAACCGCATGGGATTTCATGAGGAACACCAATGGTGGGCCGGACTTCGGAGCCAACTGCCTCCTAAATTTGCCACCTGTCAAAAACATGTCGGTGCTGACCGTAGAGAGACAGCCATGGCAAGGATCAAATCAATACGGCGTGCCGTACCCTTCCTATTTCCACCCATCCAGTGTCGTTCAGATGAATGCGTGGCAGCAGAAGATGATTCGAGCAGAGAGGAACCACCTATTTTCTTTCATTGGAGGTCCTCGGAAGGGGGTGGAGAAAGCCGCCGTACGAGATGAGTTAATAAAGCAATGCAATGAGTCAACTCGGTGCAAGCTTCTGAAATGCGGGAGGAACGGCGACAGTAAATGCCATGAACCGTTGGAGGTGATTAAAGTATTAAGTCAGTCTCATTTTTGTTTGCAAGCGCCAGGAGACTCGTTCACCAGACGATCGACATTCGACTCAGTGCTGGCGGGTTGCATACCGGTGTTCTTCTCGAAGCACACGGCGTACACCCAGTACGGCTGGTATTTTCCAGCGAATGCGAGTGCATATTCGGTTTACATAGATGAGAGTGAGATTGAGAAGAAAAGCATAGAGGAAGAGCTCTCGAAGATTTCGAGCGATAGAGTGGAGAGAATGCGTAGAAAAATAATAGAGGTGATGCCAACTCTAACTTATGCCCACCCGAATTCTAGCAACATTCGATTTCGCGACGCGGTTGATGTTGCACTTACAGCACTAGTTCAGCTTAAGCATGCACCCTCCAAATCATAA
- the LOC110658643 gene encoding protein SRG1 isoform X1, whose amino-acid sequence METTKVVNLGGSLLVPCVQELAKSQMDTIPPRYIRQDRDQPIIQNGVSAHEVPVIDMQRLLSQESMDSELAKLHYACKDWGFFQLVNHGVKSSLLEKIKKEVQDLFDLPMEEKKKLWQYPGEVEGFGQAFVVSEDQKLDWGDLFFLVTQPVEARKPHLFPNLPLPLRDTLDAYSSDVKNLAMAILAQMAKALEIEAEEMTEIFEDGFQSMRMNYYPPCPQPDKVIGLTSHSDASGLTILLQVNEVEGLQIKKDGQWVSIEPLPNAFVINIGDILEIISNGIYRSIEHRATVNLEKERISIATFYAPRYSAEMGPAPSLITKQTPGLFKRIGVEEYFRSLFSRELHGKSHLDTLRV is encoded by the exons ATGGAAACAACAAAAGTGGTGAATCTTGGGGGCTCTCTTCTTGTGCCTTGTGTTCAAGAATTAGCTAAATCGCAGATGGATACTATTCCTCCGAGGTACATACGCCAGGACCGAGATCAACCCATTATCCAAAATGGAGTTTCAGCACATGAGGTTCCAGTTATTGATATGCAGAGGCTACTTTCTCAAGAATCTATGGATTCTGAGTTGGCGAAGCTTCATTATGCCTGCAAAGACTGGGGTTTCTTTCAG TTGGTGAACCATGGAGTGAAGTCTTCACTTTTGGAGAAGATAAAGAAGGAGGTCCAGGACTTGTTCGACCTCCCAATGGAAGAGAAGAAAAAGTTATGGCAATATCCAGGAGAGGTCGAGGGTTTTGGGCAAGCCTTTGTTGTATCTGAGGATCAAAAGCTGGACTGGGGTGACCTCTTCTTCTTGGTCACCCAACCTGTTGAAGCAAGGAAACCCCATTTATTTCCAAACCTCCCTCTTCCTTTGAG AGACACCTTAGACGCCTATTCATCAGATGTGAAAAATTTAGCCATGGCTATCCTAGCACAGATGGCTAAAGCACTAGAAATAGAGGCAGAGGAAATGACAGAGATTTTTGAAGATGGATTTCAGTCAATGAGGATGAATTACTACCCTCCATGTCCTCAACCCGACAAAGTCATTGGTCTTACTTCACATTCAGATGCCTCAGGTCTCACTATCCTCCTGCAGGTCAATGAAGTTGAAGGTCTTCAGATAAAGAAAGATGGCCAGTGGGTTTCCATTGAGCCTCTCCCAAATGCCTTTGTCATCAACATTGGAGACATTTTGGAG ATTATAAGCAATGGGATATACCGCAGCATTGAGCACAGGGCAACGGTGAACTTGGAAAAGGAAAGAATCTCGATTGCAACATTTTATGCTCCAAGATACAGTGCTGAAATGGGGCCAGCTCCTAGCTTAATCACTAAACAAACTCCAGGATTGTTTAAGAGAATAGGAGTTGAAGAGTATTTCAGAAGTTTGTTTTCTCGTGAGCTCCATGGTAAGTCTCACCTTGATACCCTGAGAGTTTGA